From Sporolactobacillus pectinivorans:
TCATCACGGGCAAGAGCCGTCGGGCTTATCAGATATCTGAAAAAGCGCTGGGTTTCAAGGGCTTATTCGAGAGTGTGGTCACAGGAGATGATGTCGCGATTCCGAAACCGGATCCGAGCGGTATACTCCAGACCTTAAGCAAATTTGATGCTTCAAAGGAAACTTCCATTTATATTGGGGACAGCAATTCGGACATTCTTGCCGGCAAGGCCGCTGGAATTCATACTGCAGCGGTTCAGTGGCTGCCTGTGACTCAATCCAGTTCTTATCCGTCAAATCCTGATTTTTACTGGACTAAAGTAGACGATTTCATGCGGCTGTTGGACTAAAAAATGATTGCCTGCAACACATCAGTTAACACGGGAAATCTTTATTCCGGAATCTCGTCCGGATCAAAGTGATTAAAATCCACATGAATGAATTGATCAATACAATTTATCTGCAGAGCATGCCGGCCATTGACGAGCAATGTCGGAACGCCCTGCGTTTTTGCGTACAATTTTATTATAGCGAACATTCATTCGATATGCTATAATTGTCGCAAGAGAAAAAGACAGTGTCACTGTCTTTACGGTAGACGAAAATTAAAGGAGCTGGAAGGTCCATATGAAAGTACGGCAGTCCATGGATGACCTCCTGAATGAGCTGAAAAA
This genomic window contains:
- a CDS encoding HAD family hydrolase; translated protein: MEFKTVLFDFDGTVANTLPLCIHGFQAVFKKYDDRSIDPEGVVAMFGPSDDGMIIKNFHHKENIAKAIELYYQIYENEHQDFVARNSDILNLLNELRNREINVGVITGKSRRAYQISEKALGFKGLFESVVTGDDVAIPKPDPSGILQTLSKFDASKETSIYIGDSNSDILAGKAAGIHTAAVQWLPVTQSSSYPSNPDFYWTKVDDFMRLLD